From a single Azospirillaceae bacterium genomic region:
- the purT gene encoding formate-dependent phosphoribosylglycinamide formyltransferase, giving the protein MTATAKILLLGSGELGREFVISAKRYGAHVVACDAYAAAPAMQVADEFEVFSMLDGAALKAAILRHKPDYIVPEVEAIRTEVLQEMEAAGHTVVPSARATYMTMNRDRIREVAATELGLRTSRYRYAESLEEVKAGAEHTGLPCVIKPVMSSSGKGQSTVRSADELEAAWDYAVANMRGDRRKVIVEEFIAFDYEITLLTVRTRQGVVFCEPIGHRQERGDYQESWQPVPMDAKALAAARDMAEKVVDNLGGYGLFGVEFFVAGDDVVFSELSPRPHDTGMVTLMSQNLSEFDLHARAILGLPIPHITLRGPTASAVILATQESAHFGVEGLADALALGTTEHDVEVRIFGKPTTRPYRRMGVALAQGDTADEARALAKQVADKVWLSYRD; this is encoded by the coding sequence ATGACCGCGACCGCCAAGATCCTGCTGCTGGGCTCCGGTGAGCTGGGCCGGGAATTCGTCATCTCCGCCAAGCGTTACGGCGCGCATGTCGTTGCCTGCGACGCCTATGCCGCGGCACCAGCCATGCAGGTGGCCGATGAGTTCGAGGTGTTCTCCATGCTGGATGGGGCGGCGCTGAAGGCCGCCATCCTGCGTCACAAGCCGGACTACATCGTGCCGGAGGTGGAGGCCATCCGCACCGAGGTGCTGCAGGAGATGGAAGCGGCGGGCCACACCGTGGTGCCAAGCGCCCGGGCGACCTACATGACCATGAACCGTGACCGCATCCGTGAGGTGGCGGCCACGGAACTGGGCCTGCGCACCTCGCGCTATCGCTACGCCGAAAGCCTGGAAGAGGTGAAGGCCGGGGCGGAGCATACCGGCCTGCCCTGCGTCATCAAGCCGGTGATGTCGTCCTCCGGCAAGGGCCAGAGCACGGTGCGCAGCGCGGACGAGCTTGAGGCCGCTTGGGATTACGCCGTCGCCAACATGCGCGGCGACCGCCGCAAGGTGATCGTCGAGGAATTCATCGCCTTCGATTATGAGATCACCTTGCTGACCGTGCGCACCCGCCAGGGTGTGGTGTTCTGCGAGCCCATCGGCCACCGGCAGGAGCGCGGCGACTATCAGGAATCCTGGCAGCCCGTGCCCATGGACGCCAAGGCCCTGGCCGCCGCGCGCGACATGGCGGAGAAGGTGGTGGACAATCTGGGCGGCTACGGCCTGTTCGGCGTCGAATTCTTCGTGGCCGGCGACGACGTGGTGTTCAGCGAGCTGTCGCCCCGCCCGCACGATACCGGCATGGTGACGCTGATGTCGCAGAACCTGTCGGAATTCGACCTGCACGCCCGCGCCATCCTGGGCCTGCCCATCCCCCACATCACCCTGCGCGGCCCCACCGCCTCGGCCGTCATCCTGGCAACGCAAGAGTCGGCCCATTTCGGCGTGGAAGGCCTGGCCGACGCCCTGGCCCTGGGCACGACCGAGCATGACGTGGAGGTGCGCATCTTCGGCAAGCCCACCACCCGGCCCTACCGCCGCATGGGCGTGGCCCTGGCCCAGGGCGACACGGCGGACGAGGCCCGCGCCCTGGCCAAGCAGGTCGCCGACAAGGTGTGGCTGAGCTATCGGGACTGA
- a CDS encoding ferredoxin--NADP reductase — MSAFLSGKVTMVHHWTDNLFSFRLTRDPSFRFRNGEFVMVGLEVDGRPLMRAYSIASANYEEHLEFFSIKVPNGPLTSRLQHIQEGDEVLYGRKSTGTLLLDNLTPGRTLYMLGSGTGLAPFMGLIKDPDVYERYEKVVVTHTVRRVAELAYYDDITKHLPEDEYVGEMLREKLVYYPTVTREPFRTEGRLTDLIRNGKFFADIGNQPFDAAHDRVMICGGPDVLKELQGLCEEAGMKEGSSNQPGQYVIEKAFVER; from the coding sequence ATGAGCGCGTTTCTGTCCGGCAAGGTCACCATGGTCCACCATTGGACCGATAACCTCTTCAGCTTCCGCCTGACCCGCGACCCGTCCTTCCGTTTCCGCAACGGCGAATTCGTCATGGTCGGGCTGGAGGTGGACGGCCGTCCGCTGATGCGCGCCTATTCCATCGCCAGCGCCAATTATGAAGAGCACCTGGAATTCTTCAGCATCAAGGTGCCGAACGGCCCCCTGACCTCGCGCCTGCAGCACATCCAGGAAGGGGACGAGGTCCTGTACGGCCGCAAGTCCACCGGCACTCTGCTGCTGGACAACCTGACCCCCGGCCGCACCCTGTACATGCTGGGTTCCGGCACCGGTCTGGCCCCGTTCATGGGCCTGATCAAGGATCCGGACGTCTATGAGCGGTACGAGAAGGTGGTGGTCACCCATACCGTCCGCCGCGTGGCCGAGCTGGCCTACTACGACGACATCACCAAGCACCTGCCGGAAGACGAGTATGTCGGTGAGATGCTGCGCGAAAAGCTGGTCTATTACCCGACCGTGACGCGTGAGCCCTTCCGCACCGAAGGCCGCCTGACCGACCTGATCCGCAACGGCAAGTTCTTCGCCGACATCGGCAACCAGCCGTTCGACGCCGCCCATGACCGCGTCATGATCTGCGGCGGCCCGGATGTGCTGAAGGAATTGCAGGGCCTGTGCGAGGAAGCCGGCATGAAGGAAGGCAGTTCCAACCAGCCGGGCCAGTACGTCATCGAGAAGGCGTTCGTGGAACGCTGA
- a CDS encoding methyl-accepting chemotaxis protein has product MDTSADTAGSLIAAIAAEVGRLSVDIADVVGGVHQVDGAIDGQARQLATIRESTRDIVTSNRTIAGMAQETQGVAALAGRDIQASGEEIRQSLADIGDLVAAVNASTGELSGLEGAMGRVAKVSANINRIAAQTNLLALNATIEAARAGEAGKGFAVVASEVKALARQTAEATAEIDGTLKALTEQVRRLAGRMAAGSTQAERVGRSTATIGQAVETVGAAVTQVEQNAAAIAAATGDIAQRCDGFLETVEALNQDAAASGAALKTASTHLDRTLDRAEAIMMMAVTSGFATEDTPFVDRAQEVAAQITTRLEQAVAAGEISLDDLFDRDLKPISGTDPQQYMTRYIPFLDKAVAPLHDAVLAMDPRVVFCAPTDHNRMIPSHNPQFRQPHGTDPVWNAAHGRNRRVYADKTATAVSRSTAPFLLQTYRRDMGGGVFVLMKDASAPIRVRGRLWGGLRICYRA; this is encoded by the coding sequence TTGGATACGTCTGCCGATACGGCCGGGTCCCTGATCGCTGCCATCGCGGCGGAGGTCGGGCGCCTCAGCGTGGATATCGCCGATGTGGTGGGCGGCGTGCACCAGGTGGACGGCGCCATCGACGGCCAGGCACGGCAACTGGCCACCATCCGGGAATCCACCCGGGATATCGTGACCAGCAACCGCACCATCGCCGGCATGGCGCAGGAAACCCAGGGCGTGGCGGCACTGGCCGGCCGCGACATCCAGGCGTCGGGTGAGGAGATCCGCCAGTCCCTGGCGGACATCGGCGACCTGGTCGCAGCGGTGAACGCCAGCACGGGCGAACTATCGGGGTTGGAGGGCGCCATGGGCCGGGTGGCCAAGGTGTCGGCCAACATCAACCGCATCGCGGCACAGACCAACCTGCTGGCCCTGAACGCCACCATCGAGGCGGCGCGGGCGGGCGAGGCCGGCAAAGGCTTCGCCGTGGTGGCGTCGGAGGTCAAGGCCCTGGCCCGCCAGACGGCCGAGGCCACGGCGGAGATCGACGGCACGCTGAAGGCCCTGACGGAACAGGTGCGGCGCCTGGCTGGGCGCATGGCCGCCGGATCGACGCAGGCCGAGCGCGTGGGCCGCAGCACCGCCACCATCGGCCAGGCGGTGGAAACGGTGGGTGCCGCCGTCACCCAGGTGGAACAGAACGCCGCCGCCATCGCCGCCGCCACCGGCGACATCGCCCAGCGCTGCGACGGTTTCCTGGAGACGGTGGAGGCGCTGAACCAGGACGCCGCCGCGTCCGGGGCCGCCCTCAAGACCGCGTCCACGCACCTGGACCGCACGCTGGACCGGGCGGAGGCCATCATGATGATGGCCGTCACCTCCGGCTTCGCCACGGAGGACACGCCCTTCGTCGACCGCGCGCAGGAGGTGGCGGCCCAGATCACCACCCGCCTGGAACAGGCGGTGGCGGCCGGGGAGATCAGCCTGGACGACCTGTTCGACCGCGACCTGAAACCCATCTCCGGCACCGACCCGCAGCAGTATATGACCCGCTACATCCCCTTCCTGGACAAGGCGGTGGCGCCGCTGCACGACGCCGTCCTGGCCATGGACCCCCGCGTGGTCTTCTGCGCGCCCACCGACCACAACCGTATGATCCCCAGCCATAACCCGCAGTTCCGCCAGCCGCATGGCACCGATCCGGTGTGGAACGCCGCCCACGGCCGCAACCGCCGCGTCTACGCCGACAAGACCGCCACCGCCGTCAGCCGCAGCACCGCCCCCTTCCTGTTGCAGACCTATCGCCGCGACATGGGCGGCGGCGTGTTCGTGCTGATGAAGGACGCGTCCGCCCCCATCCGGGTGCGCGGACGCCTGTGGGGCGGCCTGCGCATCTGCTATCGCGCCTGA
- a CDS encoding arsenate reductase ArsC — protein sequence MATNTYRVLFLCRHNSARSIMAEALMRHWGRGRFEVASAGSDPVAECDPIALDLLAKARIPTDGLHPKSWDAFAGPDAQPLDFIFHTCDLSAGADAPAWQGHPIVAHWGFPDPRDFKGSDVEQRALFNLLFGMIERRVRIFCSLPEQRLARMTVEGLAELHTTEVHSTEAWSAPIQNL from the coding sequence ATGGCCACCAATACTTATCGGGTCCTGTTCCTGTGCCGGCACAATTCCGCCCGCAGCATCATGGCGGAGGCGCTGATGCGCCATTGGGGGCGCGGCCGCTTCGAAGTCGCCAGCGCCGGGTCCGATCCGGTGGCGGAGTGCGATCCCATCGCCCTGGACCTGCTGGCCAAGGCCCGCATCCCCACCGACGGCCTGCACCCCAAATCCTGGGACGCCTTCGCCGGCCCGGACGCCCAGCCCCTGGACTTCATCTTCCACACCTGTGACCTGAGCGCCGGCGCGGACGCCCCGGCGTGGCAGGGGCACCCCATCGTCGCCCATTGGGGGTTCCCCGACCCGCGGGACTTCAAGGGATCGGACGTGGAGCAGCGTGCCCTGTTCAACCTGCTGTTCGGCATGATCGAGCGGCGGGTGCGCATCTTCTGTTCCCTGCCGGAACAGCGCCTGGCCCGCATGACGGTCGAAGGGCTGGCCGAGTTGCACACCACCGAGGTGCACAGTACCGAGGCCTGGTCGGCCCCCATACAGAACCTGTGA
- a CDS encoding arsenate reductase ArsC codes for MTFAHTGLPAGRPLPPPDRHLGVLFVGRVNAGRSVMAEAMLRHHADHRFEAYSAGLAPAAALNPHILARLRAEGIATSGLAPTPLDRFMAPDAPAIDIIITVSALAAEGLATAWPGRAATAHWDLPNPDPALFPGDDLDQQILVEAIFHDLRRRIDVLAALPTPCLLALSQWDLDDDDGDDGAGLRHAG; via the coding sequence ATGACCTTCGCCCACACGGGCCTGCCCGCCGGCCGGCCGCTGCCCCCGCCGGACCGTCACCTGGGCGTGCTGTTCGTCGGCCGGGTGAACGCCGGCCGCAGCGTGATGGCGGAGGCCATGCTGCGCCACCACGCCGACCACCGGTTCGAGGCGTACAGCGCCGGCCTGGCGCCGGCGGCGGCCCTGAACCCGCACATCCTGGCCCGCCTGCGGGCCGAGGGCATCGCGACATCCGGCCTGGCGCCCACGCCGCTGGACCGTTTCATGGCGCCCGATGCGCCGGCCATCGACATCATCATCACCGTCAGCGCGCTGGCAGCTGAAGGTTTGGCCACCGCGTGGCCGGGCCGCGCGGCCACCGCGCACTGGGACCTGCCCAACCCCGACCCCGCCCTGTTCCCTGGCGACGATCTGGACCAGCAGATCCTGGTCGAGGCCATCTTCCATGACCTGCGGCGGCGCATCGACGTGCTGGCGGCCCTGCCCACCCCCTGCCTGCTGGCGCTGAGCCAATGGGATCTGGATGATGACGACGGCGATGACGGCGCCGGCCTGCGCCACGCGGGCTGA
- a CDS encoding efflux RND transporter periplasmic adaptor subunit, with amino-acid sequence MESHSTVTTAAPQPAAPAAGMSRTGQQAYGTRQRPPRVALYMTLTIIVLLVVGGLFVAFDKIVRPAMIAQALGKMMPKSTTVASTVATSEDVPQLLPAVGTLQAVHQVTVTPEVGGSVTKLLFQSGASVAAGTPLLQLNDKPQQGDLANYKAQARVAELDLTRYRTLVAKQATSQQNLDQQQATLDQANANIAKTSAQIAQLLVRAPFDGVLGVRQVDVGQYVKAGDPVVTLTDLDELYTNFTLAEGDRGRVSVGQTVRVTVDAYPTRVFQGTITAIDPQISSDTRTVKMQATVPNKDHALQPGMFGNVTVVLPVVPNQVVLPETAVDYSLYGNSVYVIRPTVDKDGKPVNGEDGKPSLHVDRTFVKTGDRADGKVVVLSGIKPGDRVVAVGQNKLQNGGTVTLSDQGAPPPPAQTPRP; translated from the coding sequence ATGGAATCCCATTCGACCGTGACGACCGCCGCACCGCAGCCGGCCGCGCCGGCCGCCGGCATGTCGCGGACCGGCCAGCAGGCTTACGGCACGCGCCAGCGGCCACCCCGCGTGGCCCTGTACATGACCCTGACCATCATCGTGCTGCTGGTGGTGGGCGGCCTGTTCGTCGCCTTCGACAAGATCGTGCGCCCGGCCATGATCGCCCAGGCGCTGGGCAAGATGATGCCCAAGTCCACCACCGTGGCCAGCACCGTCGCCACAAGCGAGGACGTGCCCCAGCTGCTGCCCGCCGTGGGCACCTTGCAGGCCGTGCACCAGGTGACGGTGACGCCCGAGGTGGGCGGTTCCGTCACCAAGCTGCTGTTCCAGTCGGGCGCCAGCGTGGCCGCCGGCACGCCGCTGCTGCAACTGAACGACAAGCCGCAGCAGGGGGATCTGGCCAACTACAAGGCCCAGGCCCGCGTGGCCGAACTGGACCTGACCCGCTATCGCACCCTGGTGGCCAAGCAGGCGACCTCGCAGCAGAATTTGGACCAGCAGCAGGCGACGCTGGACCAGGCCAACGCCAACATCGCCAAGACCAGCGCGCAGATCGCGCAATTGCTGGTGCGGGCGCCGTTCGACGGCGTGCTGGGCGTGCGCCAGGTGGATGTGGGCCAGTACGTGAAGGCCGGCGATCCGGTCGTCACCCTGACCGACCTGGATGAGCTGTACACCAACTTCACCCTGGCGGAGGGGGACCGCGGCCGCGTGTCCGTGGGCCAGACCGTGCGGGTGACGGTGGACGCCTATCCCACCCGCGTGTTCCAGGGCACCATCACCGCCATCGACCCGCAGATCAGCAGCGACACCCGCACGGTGAAGATGCAGGCGACCGTCCCCAACAAGGACCACGCCCTGCAACCCGGCATGTTCGGCAACGTCACCGTGGTGCTGCCGGTGGTGCCCAACCAGGTGGTCCTGCCGGAAACGGCGGTGGACTATTCCCTCTACGGCAACAGCGTCTACGTCATCCGCCCGACGGTGGACAAGGACGGCAAGCCGGTGAACGGCGAGGATGGCAAGCCCAGCCTGCACGTGGACCGCACCTTCGTGAAGACCGGCGACCGCGCCGACGGCAAGGTCGTGGTGCTGTCGGGCATCAAGCCGGGCGACCGCGTCGTGGCCGTGGGCCAGAACAAGCTGCAGAACGGCGGCACCGTCACCCTGTCGGACCAGGGCGCCCCGCCGCCCCCGGCCCAGACGCCGCGCCCGTGA
- the asnB gene encoding asparagine synthase (glutamine-hydrolyzing), with the protein MCGIAGLWVFGGADGTRLARQAGLMIDRLAHRGPDDRGVWQDDRAGVALANRRLAIIDLSPLGHQPMTSTDGRVTVAFNGEIYNYQDLRQQLTTEGVTFRGQSDTEVLVEAISRWGMDRALAACNGMFGLAVWLAEQRRLVLVRDRLGEKPLYWATANGALLFASELKAVRAELGYHAAPDEAALADYFRHGFIPAPRTAFTGIHQLPPGTMMTVEADGSSQTRAYWSVADAGRRAMANRLMLGDEEILRLSRDLLSDAVRRRMVSDVPLGVFLSGGIDSALVAALMQAHSTAPVRSFTIGFDEAAFDESAAAEATARALGTDHTTLRITQADVLDIVPTLAGMYDEPFADVSAIPTALLCRLARRQGGVTVALSGDGGDEAFAGYSRHLWAGSIDRWRRHPIWLRQGLAAAVDAVPDAWVDGAVHLLRPELRQPTDKVGKFLGAVAASDEDHAYVAMLGMRADDILHSGMMLETAAPVALPKGADPALRLQMRDLSRYLPDGVLVKVDRASMAAGLEARAPLLDPRVVEWGLRLPEKQRVRDGRGKWVLRRLLADHLPAGTVMAPKNGFGAPLGNWLAGPLRDWGQDLLDGAANDLLIQAPVAHRLWQEHLDGRHDHASRLWTVLSYLAWRRMVAQPV; encoded by the coding sequence ATGTGCGGCATTGCGGGGCTTTGGGTATTCGGGGGCGCGGACGGCACGCGATTGGCGCGGCAGGCGGGCCTGATGATCGATCGCCTGGCCCATCGCGGCCCCGACGACCGGGGGGTATGGCAGGACGACCGCGCCGGCGTGGCCCTGGCCAACCGCCGCCTCGCCATCATCGACCTGTCGCCCCTGGGCCATCAGCCCATGACCTCGACCGACGGCCGGGTCACCGTCGCCTTCAATGGCGAGATCTACAATTACCAGGATTTGCGCCAGCAGCTGACGACCGAGGGCGTGACCTTCCGGGGCCAGTCCGATACCGAGGTACTGGTGGAGGCGATATCCCGCTGGGGCATGGACCGTGCGCTGGCCGCCTGCAACGGCATGTTCGGCCTGGCCGTCTGGCTGGCCGAACAGCGCCGGCTGGTGCTGGTGCGCGACCGGCTGGGGGAAAAGCCGCTCTATTGGGCCACGGCCAACGGCGCCCTGCTGTTCGCCTCAGAACTGAAGGCGGTGCGGGCCGAACTGGGGTATCACGCCGCCCCGGACGAGGCGGCGCTGGCCGACTATTTCCGCCACGGCTTCATTCCGGCGCCGCGCACCGCCTTCACCGGCATCCACCAGTTGCCGCCCGGCACCATGATGACGGTGGAGGCCGACGGCAGTTCGCAGACCCGCGCCTACTGGTCGGTGGCCGACGCCGGCCGCCGGGCCATGGCCAACCGCCTGATGCTGGGGGATGAGGAAATCCTGCGCCTGTCGCGCGACCTGCTGTCCGACGCGGTGCGCCGGCGCATGGTGTCGGATGTGCCGCTGGGCGTGTTCCTGTCGGGCGGCATCGACAGCGCCCTGGTCGCCGCCCTGATGCAGGCGCACAGCACGGCGCCGGTGCGCAGCTTCACCATCGGCTTCGATGAGGCGGCCTTCGACGAGTCGGCGGCGGCCGAGGCCACGGCGCGGGCGCTGGGCACCGACCATACCACCCTGCGCATCACCCAGGCGGACGTGCTGGACATCGTGCCCACCCTGGCCGGCATGTATGACGAGCCCTTCGCCGATGTCTCGGCCATCCCCACCGCCCTGCTGTGCCGCCTGGCCCGCCGCCAGGGCGGCGTCACCGTGGCGCTGTCGGGCGACGGCGGGGATGAGGCCTTCGCCGGCTATTCCCGCCATTTGTGGGCGGGTTCCATCGACCGCTGGCGCCGGCACCCCATCTGGCTGCGCCAGGGGCTGGCCGCCGCGGTCGATGCCGTGCCCGACGCTTGGGTCGATGGCGCCGTCCACCTGTTGCGGCCGGAGTTGCGGCAGCCGACCGACAAGGTGGGCAAGTTCCTGGGCGCGGTGGCCGCCTCGGACGAGGATCACGCCTATGTCGCCATGCTGGGCATGCGGGCGGACGATATCCTCCATTCCGGCATGATGCTGGAAACCGCCGCGCCTGTGGCCCTGCCCAAGGGCGCGGACCCGGCCTTGCGCCTGCAGATGCGCGATCTGTCCCGCTATCTGCCCGACGGCGTTCTGGTCAAGGTGGACCGCGCCAGCATGGCGGCGGGGCTGGAGGCGCGGGCGCCGCTGCTGGACCCCCGCGTGGTGGAATGGGGGCTGCGCCTGCCGGAAAAGCAGCGGGTGCGCGACGGCCGGGGCAAGTGGGTGCTGCGCCGCCTGCTGGCCGACCACCTGCCGGCCGGCACGGTCATGGCGCCCAAGAACGGCTTCGGCGCCCCCCTGGGCAACTGGTTGGCCGGCCCCTTGCGCGACTGGGGCCAGGATTTGCTGGACGGGGCCGCCAACGACCTCCTGATCCAGGCGCCGGTGGCCCACCGGCTGTGGCAGGAACATCTGGACGGCCGGCACGATCACGCCAGCCGGCTGTGGACCGTGCTGTCCTACCTGGCCTGGCGGCGCATGGTGGCGCAGCCGGTGTGA
- a CDS encoding MFS transporter, translated as MPSDTPAAISPAPQPASDGIPFLEVGTAAYRRVTAVLFVAGFSTFATLYCVQPLLPDFARAYAITPPMASLSLSVTTAALAFALLLAGALSDRSGRKGVMVASLALSGGLGLASACAPTWTLFLVLRALAGLALGGLPAVAMAYVSEEVNPKSAGLTMGLYIGGTAMGGMGGRILTVLITDFSNWRVAVGLVGAVGIAGAITVAVALPPSRHFHQREGGFLAGLIEAWRLHLSDGGLLALFATGFLAMGAFVTVFNYVGFRLQAPPLSLPPATVAVLFLVYIFGIVSSPLFGGLTGRFGTGRVLVASSVLMAAGLAIMDITRLDTLAVGLGLFTFAFFGVHSVASGWIGQRAKQHRGQASSLYLFAYYMGSTLAGTTGGYFWHEWEWTGITLFVGTLLAALVLNAVGLAMRRAQ; from the coding sequence ATGCCCAGCGACACGCCCGCGGCCATTTCCCCGGCCCCACAGCCGGCCAGCGACGGCATCCCCTTCCTGGAGGTAGGCACGGCGGCCTATCGCCGGGTGACGGCGGTGCTGTTCGTGGCCGGTTTCTCCACCTTCGCCACGTTGTACTGCGTGCAGCCGCTGCTGCCGGACTTCGCCCGCGCCTACGCCATCACCCCGCCCATGGCCAGCCTGTCGCTGTCCGTCACCACGGCGGCGCTGGCCTTCGCCCTGCTGCTGGCCGGGGCCCTGTCCGACCGCTCGGGGCGCAAGGGGGTGATGGTGGCCTCATTGGCGCTGTCGGGCGGGCTGGGCCTGGCCAGCGCATGCGCACCCACCTGGACCCTGTTCCTGGTGCTGCGCGCCCTGGCGGGCCTGGCGCTGGGCGGCCTGCCGGCCGTGGCCATGGCCTATGTCTCGGAAGAGGTGAACCCGAAATCCGCCGGGCTGACCATGGGGCTGTATATCGGCGGCACGGCCATGGGCGGCATGGGTGGGCGCATCCTGACGGTGCTGATCACCGATTTCTCCAACTGGCGGGTGGCGGTGGGCCTGGTGGGTGCCGTCGGCATCGCCGGCGCCATCACCGTGGCCGTCGCCCTGCCGCCGTCGCGCCATTTCCACCAGCGCGAGGGCGGATTCCTGGCCGGCCTCATCGAGGCCTGGCGCCTGCATTTGTCGGACGGCGGCCTGCTGGCCCTGTTCGCCACCGGTTTCCTGGCCATGGGCGCCTTCGTCACCGTGTTCAACTATGTGGGATTCCGCCTGCAGGCCCCGCCCTTGAGCCTGCCGCCCGCCACCGTGGCCGTGCTGTTCCTGGTCTACATCTTCGGCATCGTCAGTTCCCCCCTGTTCGGCGGGCTGACGGGGCGGTTCGGCACCGGCCGGGTGCTGGTGGCCTCCAGCGTCCTGATGGCGGCCGGTCTGGCGATCATGGACATCACCCGGCTGGACACCCTGGCCGTCGGCCTGGGCCTGTTCACCTTCGCCTTCTTCGGCGTGCATTCGGTGGCGTCGGGCTGGATCGGCCAGCGCGCGAAGCAGCATCGCGGCCAGGCGTCGTCCCTGTACCTGTTCGCCTATTACATGGGCTCCACCCTGGCCGGTACCACCGGCGGCTATTTCTGGCATGAGTGGGAATGGACCGGCATCACCCTGTTCGTGGGCACCCTGCTGGCGGCCCTGGTCCTGAACGCCGTGGGCCTGGCCATGCGGCGCGCCCAATAG
- a CDS encoding alpha/beta hydrolase codes for MASDSNFLCYEDAMAASPADSRPEDDSFPVPDDVTPEVAALLRELGAPNYRDVPLDSLRNGYVTSRRPLAPEAPGIASVMDQIIGGPAGPLRVRVYRANFGWRPVPALLFLHGGGWTIGNLESHDILCRQLAAASGHTIVAVDYRLAPEHPYPAALDDSWAALTWLADNAERLAIDPLAIGVAGDSAGANLAAVLALKARDAGGPHLKTQVLIYPCTDLNADRPSHQRRANGYLMSREQYLWYVDNYAAGADRNDWRLSPLLADSLAGLPPAVVLTAGLDILRDEGRDYAARLAGAGVPVLHTVYPDMVHGFITLGGRLPQAQKAVADIAKGLASFDIYNFIDGAGI; via the coding sequence ATGGCATCCGACAGTAATTTCCTGTGCTATGAGGATGCCATGGCCGCCAGCCCCGCCGACAGCCGGCCGGAAGACGATTCGTTCCCCGTCCCCGACGACGTGACGCCGGAGGTCGCGGCCCTGCTGCGTGAACTGGGCGCGCCCAATTACCGCGACGTGCCGCTGGACAGCCTGCGCAACGGCTACGTGACCAGCCGCCGGCCGCTGGCGCCGGAGGCGCCGGGCATCGCCTCGGTCATGGACCAGATCATCGGCGGGCCGGCCGGGCCGTTGCGGGTGCGCGTCTACCGCGCCAATTTCGGCTGGCGGCCGGTGCCCGCCCTGCTGTTCCTGCACGGCGGCGGCTGGACCATCGGCAACCTGGAAAGCCATGACATCCTGTGCCGCCAGTTGGCCGCGGCATCGGGCCACACCATCGTGGCGGTGGATTACCGCCTGGCGCCGGAACACCCCTACCCCGCCGCCTTGGACGATTCCTGGGCGGCGCTGACCTGGCTGGCCGACAATGCCGAGCGCCTGGCCATCGACCCGCTGGCCATCGGCGTGGCGGGCGACAGCGCCGGCGCCAACCTGGCGGCCGTGCTGGCCCTCAAGGCGCGGGACGCCGGCGGGCCGCACCTGAAGACCCAGGTGCTGATCTATCCCTGCACCGACCTGAACGCCGACCGCCCGTCCCACCAGCGCCGCGCCAACGGCTATCTGATGAGCCGGGAGCAATACCTCTGGTACGTCGACAACTACGCCGCCGGCGCCGACCGCAACGACTGGCGCCTGTCGCCCCTGCTGGCCGACAGCCTGGCGGGATTGCCGCCCGCCGTGGTCCTGACCGCCGGACTGGACATCTTGCGGGATGAGGGGCGCGACTACGCCGCCCGCCTGGCCGGGGCCGGCGTGCCGGTGCTGCACACCGTCTATCCCGACATGGTGCACGGCTTCATCACCCTGGGCGGCCGCCTGCCCCAGGCGCAGAAGGCCGTCGCCGATATCGCCAAGGGCCTGGCATCGTTCGACATTTACAATTTCATCGACGGTGCGGGCATCTGA
- the ybaK gene encoding Cys-tRNA(Pro) deacylase: protein MATKGTPAVRMVEAAGLAYRLLEYDYDPNAAAIGLAAAEALGLDPALVYKTLVCQLEGGPGGLVCAIIPAGARLDLKAMAASAKAKKADLAPQAAAERSSGYVVGGISPLGQRRWLPTFLDRSAEAHAEIIVNGGRRGLQLALAPADLVKAADAVWADIIV from the coding sequence ATGGCGACCAAGGGAACACCGGCGGTGCGCATGGTGGAGGCGGCGGGCCTGGCCTACCGCCTGCTGGAATATGATTACGACCCCAACGCCGCCGCCATCGGCCTGGCGGCGGCGGAGGCCCTGGGCTTGGACCCCGCCCTGGTCTACAAGACCCTGGTGTGCCAGTTGGAGGGCGGGCCCGGCGGCCTGGTCTGCGCCATCATCCCCGCCGGCGCGCGGCTGGACCTGAAGGCCATGGCCGCCAGCGCCAAGGCCAAGAAGGCCGACCTGGCGCCGCAGGCCGCCGCCGAACGCAGCAGCGGTTATGTCGTGGGCGGGATCAGCCCGCTGGGCCAGCGCCGCTGGCTGCCCACCTTCCTGGACCGCTCCGCCGAGGCGCATGCCGAGATCATCGTCAACGGCGGCCGGCGCGGCCTGCAACTGGCCCTGGCGCCCGCCGACTTGGTGAAGGCGGCGGATGCCGTATGGGCGGATATTATCGTCTGA